A window from Culex pipiens pallens isolate TS chromosome 3, TS_CPP_V2, whole genome shotgun sequence encodes these proteins:
- the LOC120421392 gene encoding fumarylacetoacetase, protein MKSFVPVPDSSDFPIQNLPYGVFSTEANSQHRVGVAIGEHVLDLGAVKNFYPEKYHEALSANVLNPLMSLGCESWAEVRRITQNLLLEGSELHANQALQQTALVPLSSVTMHLPATIGDYTDFYSSIHHATNVGIMFRGKENALMPNWKHLPVGYHGRASSVVVSGTPIRRPLGQTLPVDGADPAFGPCRLFDFELEMAFFVGGPPTELGDRVTVDEAAKRVFGFVVMNDWSARDIQKWEYVPLGPFTAKNLGTTISPWVVPVAALEPFKVDNFPQDPKPFPYLTHEQKFNFDIKLEVDIKPANGVATTVCRSNYRNLYWTALQQIAHHTVTGCNLKPGDLMASGTISGDAADSFGSMLELSWKGTKQVQLLGGESRKFLQDNDEVTIRGFCRNDELRIGFGSASGVVLPAKPFE, encoded by the exons ATGAAGTCTTTTGTACCGGTTCCGGACAGCAGCGACTTTCCGATTCAGAACCTTCCGTACGGTGTCTTTTCGACGGAAGCTAAC TCTCAGCACCGCGTCGGAGTTGCCATCGGAGAGCATGTGCTTGACCTTGGAGCCGTGAAGAACTTTTATCCCGAAAAGTACCAC GAAGCCCTGTCTGCCAATGTCCTGAACCCGTTGATGTCCCTTGGGTGCGAATCATGGGCCGAGGTTCGTCGCATCACCCAGAACTTGCTGCTGGAAGGTTCGGAGCTTCACGCCAACCAGGCTCTCCAGCAGACTGCACTGGTTCCGCTGTCCTCGGTCACGATGCACCTGCCGGCCACCATCGGAGACTACACCGACTTTTACTCGTCGATTCATCACGCCACCAACGTGGGCATCATGTTCCGCGGCAAGGAAAACGCCCTCATGCCAAACTGGAAACACCTCCCCGTGGGATATCACGGCCGGGCCAGTTCGGTGGTCGTCTCCGGAACGCCAATCCGTCGTCCCCTCGGTCAAACCCTGCCCGTTGACGGTGCCGATCCTGCCTTTGGGCCGTGTCGTCTGTTTGACTTTGAGCTCGAGATGGCCTTCTTCGTCGGAGGACCACCGACGGAACTCGGCGATCGGGTCACCGTGGACGAAGCGGCCAAGCGTGTCTTCGGGTTCGTCGTCATGAACGACTGGAGTGCTCGGGACATCCAAAAGTGGGAGTACGTTCCGTTGGGACCGTTCACCGCGAAGAATCTCGGAACAACCATCTCCCCCTGGGTTGTCCCCGTGGCCGCCCTCGAACCATTCAAAGTGGACAACTTCCCCCAGGACCCCAAACCGTTCCCGTATCTTACCCACGAGCAAAAGTTCAACTTCGACATCAAGCTAGAAGTGGACATCAAAC CTGCCAACGGTGTCGCGACGACCGTCTGCCGGTCCAACTATCGAAACCTGTACTGGACGGCGCTGCAGCAGATCGCCCACCACACCGTCACCGGGTGCAACCTGAAGCCGGGTGACCTGATGGCCAGCGGAACGATCAGCGGCGACGCGGCGGACTCGTTCGGGTCGATGCTCGAACTCAGCTGGAAGGGCACAAAGCAGGTGCAGTTGTTGGGCGGCGAGAGTCGCAAGTTTCTGCAGGACAACGACGAGGTCACCATTCGGGGCTTTTGCCGGAACGATGAGCTGAGGATCGGGTTCGGGTCGGCCAGTGGGGTGGTGCTGCCAGCGAAGCCGTTTGAGTGA